The Acidobacteriota bacterium nucleotide sequence GCGCGTCACCTCGATTGATCGCGTGAACAAAATTGTCATCGCTGCGGATGGGGTAACGACAGAAACGTATGACAAGCTGGTCATCGCCACCGGCAGTTCGGCGTTTCTGCCGCCGATGGAAGGTTTACGCACAACGACTGACGGATTCAAAGCTGGTGTTTTCGTCTTTCGCACGCTCGACGATTGCGAAGCGATTACGCAATACGCTGAAGGCGGCAAGCGCGCCGCAGTGATTGGCGGCGGCTTGCTGGGCTTGGAAGCGGCACGCGGCCTGTTGAATCTGGGCGCGGAAGTGCACGTCATTCACCTGATGCCGCATTTGATGGAAGTGCAACTCGACGCGATTGCGGGCGCGACGCTCCGACGTTCGATGGAAGCGCTGGGCGTGCAGGTGCATTTGAACAAAGCCACGACCGCGATTCTCGGTGATGAACACGTGACCGGCTTGCAATTCAAAGACGGCACGACGCTCGACTGCGAGATGGTTGTGATTTCGGCAGGCATTCGCCCGAACGTGCAACTGGCGCGTGACGCAGGGCTGACCGTCGAACGTGGCATTGTCGTCAACGATGGCATCACCTGCGTTGACGACCCGGATGTTTTCGCCGTTGGCGAATGCGCGCAGCACAACGGGATGGTTTACGGCTTGGTCGCGCCGCTCTGGGAACAGACGGCGGTGCTGGCGGATCGGCTGACCGGGCGCAAGCCGCAAGCGGAATACAAAGGCTCCAAGGTTTCGACCAAACTCAAAGTCATGGGCGTAGACCTCGCGGTGATGGGCGAGAAACAACCCCGCGATGAACACGACGAAGAGGTCGTTTACACCGAACCACTGCGCGGCATTTACAAGAAGCTGATCGTGCGCAACGGCAAGCTGGCCGGGGCGATTCTGTTGGGCGATACGGCGATGGCTCCGGCCTTGTTGCAAGCCTTTGATCGCGGCGTGCTCTTGCCGGAAAACCGCGCCGAATTGCTCTTCCCGTTGACCGATCAAGTCGCGGCCAAGTCCGCTGCCGAGTTGCCGGACGAAGCGCAAATCTGCAATTGCAACGGCATCGCGAAAGGCGCGATCGTCAAAGCAGCCAAAGGCGGTTGCCGTTCGCTGAAAGCGTTATGCGATGCGACGCGCGCGGGCACGGGCTGCGGCGCGTGCAAATCGCAGGTGCAGGAAATTTTTGAAGCGGCGGCGGGCGATACGATTGTCGAAGACCCCTCGATTCACTATTACGTGCCGGGCGTGCCGTTGCCCAAACCGGAGTTGATTGCCGCGATCAAAGAACAGGAATTGAAAAGCGTCTCCGCCGTTTTCCGCGTGCTGGCTGTTGGAAAAGAAGATCCGGCGAGCAAAGCGGGGCTGGCTTCGCTGCTCAAAACGATTTGGCACGATGGGTATGAAGACGAACGCGATGCGCGCTTTATCAATGACCGCGTGCACGCGAACATTCAGAAAGACCGCACCTTCAGCGTCGTGCCACGCATTTATGGCGGCGTCACCACAGCGGCGGAACTAAAACGCATCGCCGAAGTCGCCGAACGCTACAACGTGCGCATGGTCAAATTCACCGGCGGCCAGCGCCTTGATCTGCTGGGCATCAGCAAAGAAGACCTGCCCAATGTCTGGCGCGATTTGGGCATGCCCAGCGGCCACGCTTATACAAAAGCTTTTCGCACCTGCAAGACCTGCGTCGGTACGGAGTTCTGCCGCTTTGGCGTCGGCGATGCGGTGGCGTTGGGCATCGCGATTGAAAAGAAATATCAAGGCATCGAGTTTCCTCACAAAGTGAAGCTGGCGACGACCGGCTGCCCGCGCAATTGCTCTGAGGCGACTACCAAAGACATCGGCGCTGTGGCGATTGAAGGCGGCAAATGGGAAGTCGTCATCGGCGGCGCTGCCGGATCGAAAGTCCGCAAGGCCGATTTGCTGATCACGGTGGATACGCACGAAGAAGTGCTGCATTACATGGGCCGCTTTATGCAGTATTACCGCGAACACGCCAAGTACCTGGAACGCACCTACGACATGGTCGAGCGCATGGGCATCGAGAAACTGCGCCGGGTGTTAGTTGATGATGAAGAAGGCATCTGCGCGCGGCTGGACGCGGAAATCGAAGCGGCCGTCGCGGCGTATGTTGATCCTTGGCAAGAGGCTGCACAACCGCATCATCCATCGCAATTCGTCAACATTCTGCCAAAGGCGGAAGCGGACGCGATGCTGAGTCAAATCAGCAAACAACCGGCGAATTATGGCGACTAGAACAATGCGGTACGGGGAGCGGTAACGACCCGGTTCTGCGAGTGCTACCAAATCGAAGACCAGGTCGCCACCGCTCCCTGTACCGCACCAGAAGATTATTATGAGTACGACAACGACTACGACCACCAAACTCGTTCCCACCGATCTGCACTTCAATCTTGGCGCGCTTGCACGCATTCCGCCGGGTGAAGGCAAGGAGTTTGAAATCGCGGGCGAATTGATCGCCGTCTTCCGTTTGCGCGACGGTCGTGTGTATGCTGTGCAGGCCAAATGCCCGCATCGTGAAGGCGCACTGGCCGACGGCATCACGGGCGGGGGCACGGTGGTTTGCCCCATGCACAGTTTCAAGTTCGATCTCGCGACGGGCGCGCCACTGGGCCACGATTGCGCGGCGCTGCGGACGTATGCCGTTAGCGTCAATGCTGTCGGCGAGATCATTCTGCAACTGTGAGCACGTTCAATGAATGGATTAACCGGCAAGCGCGTCGCACTGCTCGAAGCCCGCATGGGCGGCGAGCTAGCAAATCTGGTCAAACGGCATGGCGGCGCACCGCAAGTGTTCCCGGCCTTGCGCGAAACGACGCGTGAGGCTTCCGCCGAGACCACGGCGTTGATTGACAACCTGACCCAAGGCCAATTGGGCTACATCGTGTTTCAGACCGGCGTCGGCGTGGCTGCACTCCTCGCTGAAGCCGAAAAACTGGGCCGCAAGGATGAACTGCTGACGGCGCTGCACTCCGTCACCAAAATTTGTCGTGGGCCGAAACCGACAGCCGTATTGGCACGCAATGGCTTGAAACCCGACGTCAGCGCAGCCGAACCGTTCACGACAACGGAGTTGCTGACGGCGTTGGAACCGTTCACGCTCGC carries:
- a CDS encoding NAD(P)/FAD-dependent oxidoreductase; this translates as MTRKQKLVVIGNGMAGARLVEDIITRGGADQFEFVMFGDEPYGNYNRILLSGVLSGTHQAQDIFINPLAWYETNNVKLHAGARVTSIDRVNKIVIAADGVTTETYDKLVIATGSSAFLPPMEGLRTTTDGFKAGVFVFRTLDDCEAITQYAEGGKRAAVIGGGLLGLEAARGLLNLGAEVHVIHLMPHLMEVQLDAIAGATLRRSMEALGVQVHLNKATTAILGDEHVTGLQFKDGTTLDCEMVVISAGIRPNVQLARDAGLTVERGIVVNDGITCVDDPDVFAVGECAQHNGMVYGLVAPLWEQTAVLADRLTGRKPQAEYKGSKVSTKLKVMGVDLAVMGEKQPRDEHDEEVVYTEPLRGIYKKLIVRNGKLAGAILLGDTAMAPALLQAFDRGVLLPENRAELLFPLTDQVAAKSAAELPDEAQICNCNGIAKGAIVKAAKGGCRSLKALCDATRAGTGCGACKSQVQEIFEAAAGDTIVEDPSIHYYVPGVPLPKPELIAAIKEQELKSVSAVFRVLAVGKEDPASKAGLASLLKTIWHDGYEDERDARFINDRVHANIQKDRTFSVVPRIYGGVTTAAELKRIAEVAERYNVRMVKFTGGQRLDLLGISKEDLPNVWRDLGMPSGHAYTKAFRTCKTCVGTEFCRFGVGDAVALGIAIEKKYQGIEFPHKVKLATTGCPRNCSEATTKDIGAVAIEGGKWEVVIGGAAGSKVRKADLLITVDTHEEVLHYMGRFMQYYREHAKYLERTYDMVERMGIEKLRRVLVDDEEGICARLDAEIEAAVAAYVDPWQEAAQPHHPSQFVNILPKAEADAMLSQISKQPANYGD
- a CDS encoding nitrite reductase (NAD(P)H) small subunit; this encodes MSTTTTTTTKLVPTDLHFNLGALARIPPGEGKEFEIAGELIAVFRLRDGRVYAVQAKCPHREGALADGITGGGTVVCPMHSFKFDLATGAPLGHDCAALRTYAVSVNAVGEIILQL
- a CDS encoding uroporphyrinogen-III synthase, whose amino-acid sequence is MNGLTGKRVALLEARMGGELANLVKRHGGAPQVFPALRETTREASAETTALIDNLTQGQLGYIVFQTGVGVAALLAEAEKLGRKDELLTALHSVTKICRGPKPTAVLARNGLKPDVSAAEPFTTTELLTALEPFTLAGQRVALLHYGERNAALTAALQARGAALYELTLYEWELPEDVTPLQTLLEQLPQGAFDAVAFTSQIQARHLFQLADVRGQTEQLCAALNERTVTASIGPTCSAALRALGVEPRVEPEHPKMGPMVLALGKYFDEH